The genomic DNA CCCGCGGGGCAGACGACGCAGATGATCGTGGGCGCCTCGCCCGAATCGGACGGCCAAATTTTAAAACTCAGCGAGGCGATGTACCGTAAATTCTCCTTGAAGCGCGTGTACTATTCCTCCTATATTCCCGTGGTGGCGCACTCTCTCCTGCCCGCGAAAAGCGCGGGGCTGCTCCGCGAACACAGACTGTATCAGGCGGACTGGCTCATGCGTTTTTACGGGTTCGACGCGGGCGAGATCGCGGGCGACGGCGAAAATCTGCCCGAAGAATACGATCCGAAATGCGCCTGGGCGCTCAAAAATATGCAGTTATTTCCCGTGGAAGTCAACACGGCGCCGCTGGAAATGCTGCTGCGCGTGCCTGGCATCGGCAATATCGGCGCCTATAAGATCATGAAAGCGCGCAAATACAATGCTCTGGATTTCGAGATGCTCGCCAAAATGCGCATCGTTTTGAAACGCGCAAGGCATTTTATCACCTGCAAGGGCAAGTTTTACGGCAGCGAAAATATTTCCAACGTGCGTACCATGCTCATGCTCGAAGAAAAGAGCGAGAAATACGAGCAATTGTCCATGTTTTCCACGCCCGAACTAACTTTAAGCGCGCTGACGGGGCAATTATGAACATTTATCTCGTAGACGGTTCCCCGCAATGTTTTTATACCGCGGTTTTTTCTGCCTATGCGGACGAAAACTGCACCGTCACCTCGCAGAAAAACGTACAACTCGCTTTCGACAGCAACGTCGTCGAAGTGCGGACGGACGAGGAAAAAGCGGAACGGGTACTGAAAAAACTGCGCCGGTTCGACAAACACGCCGAAGAGGAACTGGATCTGATTCTTCGGCGGGGAGACGCGCGGAAAGAGCAGATCGCGCTCGAATATCTTAGGCGCATCGTGCGCCTCAAAGCGCCCGCGCGCGACCGCTTATCCGAGCCCGCCGTCATTGCCGCCATGGAATCGGTGCGAAAGGTGCGCGGCGAGATCCACCTGATGTCGGGGTTCCTACGCTTTATGGAGGGAAAAAACGGCGTCTTTTACGCCCCCTTCGAATCGGACAACGATATTTTGGAGTTGCTCGTCCCCCACTTTACCGCGCGCTTGAAAAACCAGCCGTTTATCATTCACGATACCAAACGGAATCTCGCCGCGCTTTATAATCAAAAAGACTGCGTTCTCGTACGGACGGACGACGAAGTCAGCGTTGAGTTATCCGATTATGAGGAAGCTTTTCAGGCGCTCTGGATCCAATATTACGAATCGGTGAACATTGCCGAACGCCCGCACGAAAAACAGATGAAGGGATATATGCCCGTGCGATATTGGAAATATATGCCCGAAAAAACAAAAAAGCGGTAATTCTACCGCTTTTCTTTCAGCAATTCACGAGTTCGTCGAGCATACGTTTCAATGTTTCCAAATGCAGTTGTTCGTCCAGAATGATGCGGGAGATCACCGCGCCCGCCTGCTCGTTTTTCAGTTTGCAGAGCATCCTCTCGTAATCGCGGATCGCCTCGCGCTCCCCGTTGATGTCGTCCATGATCATGCGCTGCGGCGTGCAGGAATAACTGACGTTGCGCGTCGAATAAAAATCGCAAAAGCACGGCGGACACGCGCTGTAAACCGGGCTCACGCCCATCGCGCAGAACATTTCCGCCAGCATATCCAAATGATGCATTTCCGTGATCGCGATATCCCGCAATATACGTGCGAATTTTTTGTTTCCCGCACAGTCGAAATGCACCGCATGATAAATATATTGTAAAATCGCCGTCATCTCGCTCGCGCCGCCCGCATAGGCGGGGGAAATGATGCGCACGCTGCACTCGTCGCGCATAAAATCCGTCGTGCTCGGATAAGGCAGATCCACTTGTAAACCTGACACCTGTAACCTCCCGAATCGCTTTTTATCAGTATATGCGACAAGAGACGGAGGGTGTGAAATTATTCGCCGATGACGCTCCGTTCGCGGAGATAATCTTCCAGGATCTCGGCGGCGTCGTAGCAAAGATCCGCGCACGGACGCTTTTTATAGTAGCCTTCCGTCCTCGCTTCGGCTACGGGCGTGGAATCGGTATGGACGCCCGACAAAAGTTCGCGGCAGATGATACTGCCGTTTTTCTCTTTAAAGCGCCGCGCCAGTTCCTGCACGATCGCGTACTGATTGCTCTTTTCTTTCGCCGCGGGCGCGCCCGCATCGTAAAAGATCATGCCCGCCGCCATAAAGATGCCGCTCACGGTACCGCACACTTCGCGCATGCGGCCCATGCCGCCGCCGAACGATGAGGAAATTTTCAGCGCCGTTTCTTCGTCGAGATGCGCAAGGTCGGCAAACGCCAACAAAACCGCCTGCGAACAATTGTACCCTTTCATGAAGTTGGACTTTGCCAAGTCAGCTCTGCTCATTTTCAAAAACTCCTTGATTTTTATGCGATTTATGATATAATACAGATATGGTAGATATTTTTTATACGTTTGAACAAACGGACACGGAACAATTTATCAAGCAAATTCTTCACAAGTATTATAATATACCAAATGCGGAAATTTGTAAATCGATTAACGGCAAGCCCTACATAAAAGGCGACAAAGTTTTCTTCAACGCCACGCACAGCAAGGGGCTTTTGGCGCTCGCCGTAGGAAAACGTCAGGTCGGCCTGGACTGCGAATGTCTGGACGGCAAGGCGCGCCCTGCCGTACTTTCCAAATTTTCCGAGCGGGAAAAGCGCGAGATCCATTGCACGGGCGATTTTTACGAGCACTGGACCGCGCGCGAGGCGTATATCAAATATCTCGGCTTAACGCTCGCCTCCGATTGGCGGCGCGTGGAATACTGCAAAGGAAAGATCCACTATTGCGGCAATTTGCAGGAACTTCCCGTTCTCTGCTTTAAGATCGGGAACTACACGCTCGCCGTCTGCGGTCATTATTCCAAATTAAATATCCGAAAAATATAATTTCGTTCTCCCCCCTGTTTCAGCCCGGAAATTTCTCTGACGGCGATTCATCCGCGCGCACATATGACAAACTGCCCATTATAAATAATTTTCTTGAATGCGCCCTTAAAAACCGTTGACAAAAACTGTAAAACACTATAAAATAATATGGTAGTTTTGCAGAGATGGCTGAGCGGCCTAAGGCGCACGACTGGAAATCGTGTGTACCTCGTAAGGGTACCGAGGGTTCAAATCCCTCTCTCTGCGCCAACAAGAACCTAAGTCGGATCTCGGCTTAGGTTCTTTTCATTTTCCAATGTGATGACAATATTTCACATTATCGCGCATTAACTTGTCATCGTGATTATCCGATTTATCCTTTTTACTGATGCTGTTAACAAATTCGTCACCTTGATTTTTTATCGTATCAAATTGCATTCCAAGTTTTTATATCGTAATTTTTATATAATTGCCCTTAAATCAACACATTATCCCTTCTTTGTCGTTCAAAATCAGGCAACGACGTGTTACAATGTTACCGTAATCAAAAGGAGGTAAAAATCTTGAACACAGACAAAATTTATGCGGAATCCATCGCAAACGAGTATGCGGCGAAGGCAACTTCTAAGGTACTGTCGCTGAAAAAACTGGACGCCAAGGCGAAGCGCCCCTCAAAAATATTTTCCTATACTTTCGGCATCGTTTCGGCACTAATTTTGGGCATCGGCATGTGCCTTTCGATGCAGGTCATCGGAAGCGGCTCGGTCGCGATGACGGCGTTCGGCATCGTACTCGGCTTAGTCGGCATTGCAGGGGCTTCCGTAAATTATCCGCTGTACAAAAAAATATTGGAAAAAGGAAAACAAAAATACGCAGCCGACGTAATCGCACTGGCAAAAGAAATCAGCGAAGACTGACGTGCTCGTCAAAGGAGAAGGTATGAACAAGGCGGAGAGCAAATATTTCAATACCGCAAATCTGATGGACGAAGCATTGATGCGCCTTCTTGAACACAAAGACTACGAGTATATCACCGTAAAAGAGGTCTGCAAAAAGGCGGGCGTGAATCGTTCTACGTTTTATTTGCATTACGAAAAGATGGATGACCTGCTTGCCGAAAGTTTAGAGCGTCTGAATCAAACATTTCTTTCGTATTTCGAAGGGCAAACTCCCGAGATCATATCAAAAATCGATGAAAGCCCGCTTTCCGAACTGATTTTTCTGACAAACGATTATCTTCTCCCCTATTTAAATTTTGTTTTCGAAAACAAACACGTGATGCGCGCGGCATTCCGCCAGCCGTACGCGCTGAATGCAGGCAGTACGGTCAAAAAAATGTACCGCCATGTATTCGAGCCGATCATGAAGCGCTTTGCGGTCCCAAAAGAAGAACGACCTTTTTATGCTGCCTACTATGTTAACGGCATCGCGGCGGTTCTGCGCGAATGGGTCAAAACCGATTGCGAAATGCCCGCAGAACAGGTTGCCAACCTCATCGTACGGCTCTCTCTGCATGATAGCAAAATTAAATAATTTTAAAAAGCGGTGCGGCGTAAATACGCCGCACCGCTTTTTTATGAAAGAACTATATACTGAACATCCAACAGTTTGGCTACTTTTTCGAAAAGAGCCGCGTTTTTGCCGACGGACATCGCGAAATGATGCGTGGGCGCTTCGGCAAACCAGGTTTCCATGTACGTATCGGGATCCGTCGGAAAGCGTACGGGCGTCTGCGTATTTCCGATCGTCATGATCTTCCCGTCCGTAGAAACGCCTTCGCTGATGATGAGTTTTAATTTCCCGTCACCCGTCTGCGTCAGTCCCAGATTCGTCACGTCGCCGCGGCGCACCTTCGCCTCTACGGAAATACCCGCGCCGCGTTTTCCGTGATACAACCCCATTTCGCGCAAAATGGGTTTCCCTTCCGCGATCTGTATATGGAATGGTCCGTCGTGCCCCAACAGGATCGTGCCGTCATCGTAATCGGTCGTAACGATCTCGCAAAAACTGCCGCCGACGCCGAGCGTGTCGCAGATCTTCATGGCGATCGCCGTCTTTAAATCTCCTTCGCCCGCGCACGGCACGCCCGCGGCAGTCAACAGGGAAAAACCTACGATAAAGCCCTTTTGCAGCGTTTCGTATTCCGTTCCTTCCGCGCCGTGGTAATAATACACGAGCGCACCCAAATTGAATTTCTTTACCAGTTTTTCCTGTGCAGCCGCCACTTTCGCAGACCATTCGAGTTGTTCCGCGGAAGGCTTTCGCGCCAACGGCTCGGAGGGAGAATCTCCCGTAATGCGGAAAAAATCTCGAATCTTGTCCGTCATTCCGCGCACGTCGCCGTCGGTCACCGTATCGTAACAACTTTTCAGATCGCACATTTCCAGCACTTCCACGTGCAATCCCAATTGCCCCGTCAGCATGGTGAAATCGCTGTACATATCCAGCATTCCCGAATAAGTGTTCCCCAAAAAGCCGAAACGCGTATTTTGTAAAGTGCGGACCGCGCCGGCCGCAGCGATCCACTGCCCGATCTCCTTCCATGCGCGGATCGCTTCGGGCGAATTTTCCGTATTCTCGTCCGTCAAAGAAATTTTCGGCGTTTCAGGCAGCCCCAATAATCCGCTGATCACCTCATATTGCAGGCCGCAGCGGTTGAACGCGTTGCAGATCTCGGGCACGACGCAGGCGTTGCAATGCGCCAGCCACTCGCCCGTCGTTGTAGTTTCATACGCGACGTGACGGCACGGCTGCAAATTCAATAGAATCGTCTTTGCCTTGCAAATCTTATGCACGGGCACGATGGCAGCGCTCGTTGCGTAGGTCGCGCAATGCAGAAAGATGATATCCACGTTTTGGGCGTTGAAATATTCGCCGCAGGCGCGCGCCTTCGCTTCGCTGTCGACGACACCGAAATTATAAACTTCCGCGCCCATCTTACTCATCTTTTCCGCGATGAATTTGTTATAGAATTGCACCCGCTCGAAAAAGCCCGCAAACTGACTCCAGTAAGTTTCCAATCCCACCGAATATATACCGACTCTTGCTTTCATAAAGCCCTCCCTGTTCGATCGTTTTGAACGTATTATAGCACGATCGCGGCATGATTTCAAGGCGGGAATTTGATTAAAAATATAGTTTTATTGACAACTAATTTTTTCTTTGCTATAATTCGATTATGAATCAGATCCTCGAAAATTTGAATTGCAGTTGGACCGAAGAATCGGAGCGACTGTTTGTAACGCCCTCGAACGAATTGAAAAATTTTCTTTTCTACGTGCAGGAAACGGGAAAATTCTCCACGTTTCAGCCGTATTTTACCGAAAGAGAGGGACTGCACTCCTTTTTGATACTCTTGACTTTATCGGGCGAAGGCGCGCTGGAATACCAGAATCGTCGGTATTGCTTAAAGAAAGGCGACGTATTTTTCATCGACTGTAAACCGCGGCATAAATATTTTGCGCAGTCGAAAGAAAACTGGGATTTTTTATGGGTGCATTTTTACGGCGCCGACGCGCGTGGATTTTTCAATTACTTCTCCGCGCAAAATGAGGGCGTCGCCACAAAAATCCGTTCCGAAGAATGCGTAAATATCATGACGCGGCTCAACGAAATCAACCGCCGCCCCTCGCCCCAGAGCGACATATTATCTTTCCGGCTGTTGTCCGAACTGCTTTCGGAATTGCTGCTTTCGGGAACGCCTGCTGCCTTTTCGCCCAATACGGTTCCCGAACATATGCTGAAACTGCGCGGCGAGATCGATCGGCGGTTCTGCCAAACGATTTCGCTGGAACGGCTTGCAAAATCGTTCGGACGGAATAAATATGCGCTATGCCGCGATTTTAAAAAATATTTCGGCATCGGATTTAAAGAATACGTTACCACCAAACGGATCTCCTACGCAAAAGAAATTTTGCGATTTTCGGATCGGTCGGTTTCGGAAATTTCCGAAATGCTCGGCTACGAAAACACCGAATATTTTATCGCGCTTTTCAAAAGATACGAACACACGACTCCCCTTGCATTTCGGAAAAAATGGCAAAATCTCAGAGCGTAAATGTTGCGCGCAAGGCCGTCAGGAGCGCACGGTCACTTCCAGCAAAACCGCTTGATTGCGTTTGGGCAGGGTCACGAAAATCCCGTCTCCGCTCTTTTCCGTAATGCGATCGCGGCAGGGGTACAGTTCGCGCACGGCGGTGATTTTGCCGAGCGGCACGAATACGCGAGACTCCTGCCCTTCGCGCCGCCATACGGCGAGAAGGACCGTTTTTCCCCTTTTCAGACCGTGGGCGACAAAGGAATTTCTGTCGGTAAGCCGCGCGCAGCCGAGCGGGTAGATCGGCGAAGCATTGTCCACGAACGGCCGCCATTCCTTCAACAGCGCCACGCCGCGGCGTATGAGTTGAAAATTTTCCTCGTCCGCGACGTCGATCTTGCCCGACAGGAGCATATTGCCCATCATGCCGTTTATCATATTGAAAATCGTTTCTTCGCCGTCGCTCCTTTCCGAGATATACGCAGGCGTGAGATATTCGTCCCCGTTCATTTCCCAGAATACGCGCGGATAG from Candidatus Borkfalkia ceftriaxoniphila includes the following:
- a CDS encoding TIGR03915 family putative DNA repair protein, producing the protein MNIYLVDGSPQCFYTAVFSAYADENCTVTSQKNVQLAFDSNVVEVRTDEEKAERVLKKLRRFDKHAEEELDLILRRGDARKEQIALEYLRRIVRLKAPARDRLSEPAVIAAMESVRKVRGEIHLMSGFLRFMEGKNGVFYAPFESDNDILELLVPHFTARLKNQPFIIHDTKRNLAALYNQKDCVLVRTDDEVSVELSDYEEAFQALWIQYYESVNIAERPHEKQMKGYMPVRYWKYMPEKTKKR
- a CDS encoding ferritin-like domain-containing protein; this encodes MSGLQVDLPYPSTTDFMRDECSVRIISPAYAGGASEMTAILQYIYHAVHFDCAGNKKFARILRDIAITEMHHLDMLAEMFCAMGVSPVYSACPPCFCDFYSTRNVSYSCTPQRMIMDDINGEREAIRDYERMLCKLKNEQAGAVISRIILDEQLHLETLKRMLDELVNC
- a CDS encoding C-GCAxxG-C-C family protein produces the protein MSRADLAKSNFMKGYNCSQAVLLAFADLAHLDEETALKISSSFGGGMGRMREVCGTVSGIFMAAGMIFYDAGAPAAKEKSNQYAIVQELARRFKEKNGSIICRELLSGVHTDSTPVAEARTEGYYKKRPCADLCYDAAEILEDYLRERSVIGE
- a CDS encoding 4'-phosphopantetheinyl transferase family protein — translated: MVDIFYTFEQTDTEQFIKQILHKYYNIPNAEICKSINGKPYIKGDKVFFNATHSKGLLALAVGKRQVGLDCECLDGKARPAVLSKFSEREKREIHCTGDFYEHWTAREAYIKYLGLTLASDWRRVEYCKGKIHYCGNLQELPVLCFKIGNYTLAVCGHYSKLNIRKI
- a CDS encoding dihydropteridine reductase, giving the protein MNTDKIYAESIANEYAAKATSKVLSLKKLDAKAKRPSKIFSYTFGIVSALILGIGMCLSMQVIGSGSVAMTAFGIVLGLVGIAGASVNYPLYKKILEKGKQKYAADVIALAKEISED
- a CDS encoding TetR/AcrR family transcriptional regulator, whose translation is MNKAESKYFNTANLMDEALMRLLEHKDYEYITVKEVCKKAGVNRSTFYLHYEKMDDLLAESLERLNQTFLSYFEGQTPEIISKIDESPLSELIFLTNDYLLPYLNFVFENKHVMRAAFRQPYALNAGSTVKKMYRHVFEPIMKRFAVPKEERPFYAAYYVNGIAAVLREWVKTDCEMPAEQVANLIVRLSLHDSKIK
- a CDS encoding L-fucose/L-arabinose isomerase family protein → MKARVGIYSVGLETYWSQFAGFFERVQFYNKFIAEKMSKMGAEVYNFGVVDSEAKARACGEYFNAQNVDIIFLHCATYATSAAIVPVHKICKAKTILLNLQPCRHVAYETTTTGEWLAHCNACVVPEICNAFNRCGLQYEVISGLLGLPETPKISLTDENTENSPEAIRAWKEIGQWIAAAGAVRTLQNTRFGFLGNTYSGMLDMYSDFTMLTGQLGLHVEVLEMCDLKSCYDTVTDGDVRGMTDKIRDFFRITGDSPSEPLARKPSAEQLEWSAKVAAAQEKLVKKFNLGALVYYYHGAEGTEYETLQKGFIVGFSLLTAAGVPCAGEGDLKTAIAMKICDTLGVGGSFCEIVTTDYDDGTILLGHDGPFHIQIAEGKPILREMGLYHGKRGAGISVEAKVRRGDVTNLGLTQTGDGKLKLIISEGVSTDGKIMTIGNTQTPVRFPTDPDTYMETWFAEAPTHHFAMSVGKNAALFEKVAKLLDVQYIVLS
- a CDS encoding AraC family transcriptional regulator; its protein translation is MNQILENLNCSWTEESERLFVTPSNELKNFLFYVQETGKFSTFQPYFTEREGLHSFLILLTLSGEGALEYQNRRYCLKKGDVFFIDCKPRHKYFAQSKENWDFLWVHFYGADARGFFNYFSAQNEGVATKIRSEECVNIMTRLNEINRRPSPQSDILSFRLLSELLSELLLSGTPAAFSPNTVPEHMLKLRGEIDRRFCQTISLERLAKSFGRNKYALCRDFKKYFGIGFKEYVTTKRISYAKEILRFSDRSVSEISEMLGYENTEYFIALFKRYEHTTPLAFRKKWQNLRA